A part of Populus alba chromosome 8, ASM523922v2, whole genome shotgun sequence genomic DNA contains:
- the LOC118045074 gene encoding mitogen-activated protein kinase kinase 5 isoform X4 has protein sequence MKPIQPPPLQSPSSTNRHTNNSRQRRRPDLTLPLPQRDPAFAVPLPLPPNSVGSNPSSSSVSSARAQLSFSELDRINRIGSGSGGTVYKVVHRPTGRLYALKVIYGNHEDSVRNQICREIEILRDVNHPNVVKCHDMFDHNGEIQVLLEFMDNGSLEGTHINHEAYLSDVARQILNGIAYLHKRKIVHRDIKPSNLLMNSKKNVKIADFGVSRILAQTMDPCNSSVGTIAYMSPERINTDLNQGLYDGYAGDIWSLGVSILEFYLGRFPFGVGRQGDWASLMCAICMSQPPEAPASASREFRNFIACCLQREPSRRWTANQLLQHPFIVRRGGGGEGGGGNGTHSLMLPPPPRPIA, from the exons ATGAAACCGATTCAACCACCACCACTACAATCTCCCTCCTCCACTAATCGTCACACCAACAACAGCAGACAGCGTCGCCGTCCTGACTTAACCCTCCCTCTCCCACAACGCGACCCTGCCTTCGCGGTCCCCCTCCCTCTCCCGCCCAATTCCGTCGGCTCAAACCCCTCTTCATCCTCCGTCTCCTCAGCTCGAGCTCAACTCAGCTTCTCCGAGCTTGACCGAATCAACCGAATCGGAAGCGGCAGCGGCGGAACCGTCTACAAAGTCGTCCACCGTCCAACCGGCCGCCTCTACGCTCTCAAAGTCATCTACGGCAACCACGAAGACTCCGTTCGCAACCAGATCTGCCGTGAGATCGAGATCCTCCGCGACGTCAACCACCCTAACGTCGTTAAATGCCACGACATGTTCGATCACAACGGTGAGATCCAGGTCCTTCTAGAATTCATGGACAACGGTTCCTTAGAAGGGACCCACATAAACCACGAGGCATATCTATCTGACGTGGCTCGGCAGATATTGAACGGCATCGCCTACTTGCATAAAAGGAAAATTGTGCACAGAGATATTAAGCCAAGTAATCTGTTAAtgaactctaaaaaaaatgttaagataGCTGATTTTGGGGTTAGCAGAATATTAGCACAGACGATGGATCCTTGCAATAGCTCAGTAGGAACAATTGCTTACATGAGCCCAGAAAGGATAAACACTGATCTGAATCAAGGATTGTATGATGGGTATGCAGGGGATATATGGAGTTTAGGGGTTAGCATTTTGGAGTTCTATTTAGGGAGGTTTCCATTTGGCGTAGGAAGACAAGGGGATTGGGCAAGTTTAATGTGTGCAATTTGTATGTCACAACCACCGGAGGCGCCGGCGAGTGCATCAAGGGAGTTTAGGAATTTTATTGCTTGTTGCCTGCAGAGGGAGCCGTCGAGGAGGTGGACTGCCAATCAGTTGTTGCAGCATCCGTTTATTGTGAGaagaggtggaggtggagagGGGGGTGGTGGGAATGGTACTCATAGCTTGATGTTGCCGCCGCCTCCTAGGCCAATTGCTTA G
- the LOC118045074 gene encoding mitogen-activated protein kinase kinase 5 isoform X3, with protein sequence MKPIQPPPLQSPSSTNRHTNNSRQRRRPDLTLPLPQRDPAFAVPLPLPPNSVGSNPSSSSVSSARAQLSFSELDRINRIGSGSGGTVYKVVHRPTGRLYALKVIYGNHEDSVRNQICREIEILRDVNHPNVVKCHDMFDHNGEIQVLLEFMDNGSLEGTHINHEAYLSDVARQILNGIAYLHKRKIVHRDIKPSNLLMNSKKNVKIADFGVSRILAQTMDPCNSSVGTIAYMSPERINTDLNQGLYDGYAGDIWSLGVSILEFYLGRFPFGVGRQGDWASLMCAICMSQPPEAPASASREFRNFIACCLQREPSRRWTANQLLQHPFIVRRGGGGEGGGGNGTHSLMLPPPPRPIA encoded by the coding sequence ATGAAACCGATTCAACCACCACCACTACAATCTCCCTCCTCCACTAATCGTCACACCAACAACAGCAGACAGCGTCGCCGTCCTGACTTAACCCTCCCTCTCCCACAACGCGACCCTGCCTTCGCGGTCCCCCTCCCTCTCCCGCCCAATTCCGTCGGCTCAAACCCCTCTTCATCCTCCGTCTCCTCAGCTCGAGCTCAACTCAGCTTCTCCGAGCTTGACCGAATCAACCGAATCGGAAGCGGCAGCGGCGGAACCGTCTACAAAGTCGTCCACCGTCCAACCGGCCGCCTCTACGCTCTCAAAGTCATCTACGGCAACCACGAAGACTCCGTTCGCAACCAGATCTGCCGTGAGATCGAGATCCTCCGCGACGTCAACCACCCTAACGTCGTTAAATGCCACGACATGTTCGATCACAACGGTGAGATCCAGGTCCTTCTAGAATTCATGGACAACGGTTCCTTAGAAGGGACCCACATAAACCACGAGGCATATCTATCTGACGTGGCTCGGCAGATATTGAACGGCATCGCCTACTTGCATAAAAGGAAAATTGTGCACAGAGATATTAAGCCAAGTAATCTGTTAAtgaactctaaaaaaaatgttaagataGCTGATTTTGGGGTTAGCAGAATATTAGCACAGACGATGGATCCTTGCAATAGCTCAGTAGGAACAATTGCTTACATGAGCCCAGAAAGGATAAACACTGATCTGAATCAAGGATTGTATGATGGGTATGCAGGGGATATATGGAGTTTAGGGGTTAGCATTTTGGAGTTCTATTTAGGGAGGTTTCCATTTGGCGTAGGAAGACAAGGGGATTGGGCAAGTTTAATGTGTGCAATTTGTATGTCACAACCACCGGAGGCGCCGGCGAGTGCATCAAGGGAGTTTAGGAATTTTATTGCTTGTTGCCTGCAGAGGGAGCCGTCGAGGAGGTGGACTGCCAATCAGTTGTTGCAGCATCCGTTTATTGTGAGaagaggtggaggtggagagGGGGGTGGTGGGAATGGTACTCATAGCTTGATGTTGCCGCCGCCTCCTAGGCCAATTGCTTAG
- the LOC118045074 gene encoding mitogen-activated protein kinase kinase 5 isoform X2, with product MKPIQPPPLQSPSSTNRHTNNSRQRRRPDLTLPLPQRDPAFAVPLPLPPNSVGSNPSSSSVSSARAQLSFSELDRINRIGSGSGGTVYKVVHRPTGRLYALKVIYGNHEDSVRNQICREIEILRDVNHPNVVKCHDMFDHNGEIQVLLEFMDNGSLEGTHINHEAYLSDVARQILNGIAYLHKRKIVHRDIKPSNLLMNSKKNVKIADFGVSRILAQTMDPCNSSVGTIAYMSPERINTDLNQGLYDGYAGDIWSLGVSILEFYLGRFPFGVGRQGDWASLMCAICMSQPPEAPASASREFRNFIACCLQREPSRRWTANQLLQHPFIVRRGGGGEGGGGNGTHSLMLPPPPRPIAYFRWV from the coding sequence ATGAAACCGATTCAACCACCACCACTACAATCTCCCTCCTCCACTAATCGTCACACCAACAACAGCAGACAGCGTCGCCGTCCTGACTTAACCCTCCCTCTCCCACAACGCGACCCTGCCTTCGCGGTCCCCCTCCCTCTCCCGCCCAATTCCGTCGGCTCAAACCCCTCTTCATCCTCCGTCTCCTCAGCTCGAGCTCAACTCAGCTTCTCCGAGCTTGACCGAATCAACCGAATCGGAAGCGGCAGCGGCGGAACCGTCTACAAAGTCGTCCACCGTCCAACCGGCCGCCTCTACGCTCTCAAAGTCATCTACGGCAACCACGAAGACTCCGTTCGCAACCAGATCTGCCGTGAGATCGAGATCCTCCGCGACGTCAACCACCCTAACGTCGTTAAATGCCACGACATGTTCGATCACAACGGTGAGATCCAGGTCCTTCTAGAATTCATGGACAACGGTTCCTTAGAAGGGACCCACATAAACCACGAGGCATATCTATCTGACGTGGCTCGGCAGATATTGAACGGCATCGCCTACTTGCATAAAAGGAAAATTGTGCACAGAGATATTAAGCCAAGTAATCTGTTAAtgaactctaaaaaaaatgttaagataGCTGATTTTGGGGTTAGCAGAATATTAGCACAGACGATGGATCCTTGCAATAGCTCAGTAGGAACAATTGCTTACATGAGCCCAGAAAGGATAAACACTGATCTGAATCAAGGATTGTATGATGGGTATGCAGGGGATATATGGAGTTTAGGGGTTAGCATTTTGGAGTTCTATTTAGGGAGGTTTCCATTTGGCGTAGGAAGACAAGGGGATTGGGCAAGTTTAATGTGTGCAATTTGTATGTCACAACCACCGGAGGCGCCGGCGAGTGCATCAAGGGAGTTTAGGAATTTTATTGCTTGTTGCCTGCAGAGGGAGCCGTCGAGGAGGTGGACTGCCAATCAGTTGTTGCAGCATCCGTTTATTGTGAGaagaggtggaggtggagagGGGGGTGGTGGGAATGGTACTCATAGCTTGATGTTGCCGCCGCCTCCTAGGCCAATTGCTTA
- the LOC118045074 gene encoding mitogen-activated protein kinase kinase 5 isoform X1: protein MKPIQPPPLQSPSSTNRHTNNSRQRRRPDLTLPLPQRDPAFAVPLPLPPNSVGSNPSSSSVSSARAQLSFSELDRINRIGSGSGGTVYKVVHRPTGRLYALKVIYGNHEDSVRNQICREIEILRDVNHPNVVKCHDMFDHNGEIQVLLEFMDNGSLEGTHINHEAYLSDVARQILNGIAYLHKRKIVHRDIKPSNLLMNSKKNVKIADFGVSRILAQTMDPCNSSVGTIAYMSPERINTDLNQGLYDGYAGDIWSLGVSILEFYLGRFPFGVGRQGDWASLMCAICMSQPPEAPASASREFRNFIACCLQREPSRRWTANQLLQHPFIVRRGGGGEGGGGNGTHSLMLPPPPRPIAYFYRPAHMGLAWLGLARRC, encoded by the coding sequence ATGAAACCGATTCAACCACCACCACTACAATCTCCCTCCTCCACTAATCGTCACACCAACAACAGCAGACAGCGTCGCCGTCCTGACTTAACCCTCCCTCTCCCACAACGCGACCCTGCCTTCGCGGTCCCCCTCCCTCTCCCGCCCAATTCCGTCGGCTCAAACCCCTCTTCATCCTCCGTCTCCTCAGCTCGAGCTCAACTCAGCTTCTCCGAGCTTGACCGAATCAACCGAATCGGAAGCGGCAGCGGCGGAACCGTCTACAAAGTCGTCCACCGTCCAACCGGCCGCCTCTACGCTCTCAAAGTCATCTACGGCAACCACGAAGACTCCGTTCGCAACCAGATCTGCCGTGAGATCGAGATCCTCCGCGACGTCAACCACCCTAACGTCGTTAAATGCCACGACATGTTCGATCACAACGGTGAGATCCAGGTCCTTCTAGAATTCATGGACAACGGTTCCTTAGAAGGGACCCACATAAACCACGAGGCATATCTATCTGACGTGGCTCGGCAGATATTGAACGGCATCGCCTACTTGCATAAAAGGAAAATTGTGCACAGAGATATTAAGCCAAGTAATCTGTTAAtgaactctaaaaaaaatgttaagataGCTGATTTTGGGGTTAGCAGAATATTAGCACAGACGATGGATCCTTGCAATAGCTCAGTAGGAACAATTGCTTACATGAGCCCAGAAAGGATAAACACTGATCTGAATCAAGGATTGTATGATGGGTATGCAGGGGATATATGGAGTTTAGGGGTTAGCATTTTGGAGTTCTATTTAGGGAGGTTTCCATTTGGCGTAGGAAGACAAGGGGATTGGGCAAGTTTAATGTGTGCAATTTGTATGTCACAACCACCGGAGGCGCCGGCGAGTGCATCAAGGGAGTTTAGGAATTTTATTGCTTGTTGCCTGCAGAGGGAGCCGTCGAGGAGGTGGACTGCCAATCAGTTGTTGCAGCATCCGTTTATTGTGAGaagaggtggaggtggagagGGGGGTGGTGGGAATGGTACTCATAGCTTGATGTTGCCGCCGCCTCCTAGGCCAATTGCTTA